From the Longimicrobium sp. genome, the window CTCCGCGGTGGAGGCGCCCTTCGTGTCTTCGAGGCGCGTTCTTCTACCGATCCCGAAGCGGTTCCCCGGGTCTCCCGCTCACCGCGCGCCAGAGGTAGTAGGCGGGGATGCCGGCCAGGATCACCCCGAAGCCGATCAGCGTGTCGCGCGCGCTGTTGACCGCCGAGTTGAGCAGCATCGCCACCGAGGCGACCAGGAAGACGGCGGGGACCACGGGGTAGCCCCAGGTGCGGTACGGGCGGGGAGCGTCGGGGCGGCTCCGGCGCAGGATGTAGACGGCGCCCACGGCCAGCGCGTAGAACGGCCAGATCCCCAGGATGAACGCGTCGGCCAGCTGCTGGAAGTTGCGCACCAGCACGTAGCCGATCCCCAGCGCCGCCGCCAGCAGGATGGCCGCGTACGGCGTCTTCCAGCGCGGGTGCACCGCGGCGATCGGGCGGAAGAAGTTGCCGTCCTCGGCCATCGCGTAGAAGATGCGCGGCCCCGTCATCATCGAGCCGTTGGTGGCGCCGAAGGTGGAGACCATCACCACCGCGGCCACCACCGACGCGCCCGCCACCCCGAAGATCTTCTGCGCCGCGTCGGAGGCCACCAGCGGCGACCTGGTCATCTCGGGGATGGTGAGGAGGAAGAGGTACGCCAGGTTCACCGCCAGGTAGATCGCCACGATCGCCAGCACGCCGCCGATGATGGCGCGCGGCATGGTGCGCCCGGGGTCCTTCACCTCGCCGGCCACGAAGGTGAGGTCGGCCCACCCGTCGTACGCCCACATCACCGACACCAGCGCCAGGCCGAAGCCCACCCAGGAGAGCGGCGCCAGGTCCATCGGCCCCGCGGCCAGCGCGCCCGCGGAGCCGTCGCCCAGGAGGAAGCCCAGCACGGCGAGCCCCACGATCCCCGCCACCTTGGCCGCGGTGGAGAGGTTCTGCACCACCGCGCCCCAGGTGACCGAGCGCAGGTTGGCCGCCGCCAGCAGCGCCAGCGTCCCGGCCGCCACCCAGCGCACCCCCGGCTGCCCGAAGCCGAGGAGCCGGTTGGCGTACTCGGCGAAGATCACGGCGATGGCCCCCAGCGCCGAGGGGCGGATCACCAGCAGCTCCGTCCAGCCGAAGAGGAAGGCGGGGAGCGGCCCGTACGCCTCGCGCAGGAACACGTAGATGCCGCCCGAGCGCGGGAACATGGCCGCCAGCTCGGCGATGGTGAGCGCGCCCACCAGCGCCACCAGCGCGCCCACCAGCCAGATGAGCCCGATGGCGCCCACCGTCCCCACGCGGTCGGCCACGCCGTTGTCGCCCCCCATCACGCGGAAGATCCCGCTGCCGATGGTCGACCCCACCAGGACCGCCGCGGCGCTCCACACGCCCAGGCTGCGCGGCAGCCGGTCGGGGACCACGGAAGCCGCGCCGTGGTCGGCTCTCTCTACGTCGGACGCGGGAGGAGTGGGCGCCTGGGTGTGCATGCGGCGGCGGGAGCGGGGGAAGAGCGCTTCTGCGTTGATTCCGACGAAGATAGCCCGACGACGGCGAGACGGACAAGACAACCGCCGGCATCGGACCGCCACGGCCGGCCCCGGCGCGGCCGCGGGCGGCCCCCCCTGGCGCCTGAGGCGCCTGTCCCCCCCGCTGCGCGGGAGGGACGACAGGGCGCGAAGGATGTGGCACGTGAAGCCTCGCGGGGTTTGCGGCTTTCTGCGGTTGTTGCCACGACTTCGGTCGCCCGGCATCCCCCAACACCCCGGCTGCCCCGGCGAGCGGAACCGCACTGGCGCTCGGCAGTACCAGGCCGCATCATGTAGCGCGAATCGACGCGATACCGAGAGAAGGCGTTACCCTTTTCACCTCTCCCATGAGAGTAGCGATGCTCCTCGACACCCGTCCGGCCGCCGCCGGGCTCGTGCTCGCGCTCGCGCTGGCGGCCGCCCCCGCGGCCGGCCAGCAGCAGCTCACGCCCGAGCGCATCTTCTCCGGCGAGTTCCGCCTCCAGTCGCTCCCCGAGGCGCACTGGATGAACGACGGCCAGCGCTTCACCTTCATCGACCCGCAGGGCAACCTGGTGGCCGAGGACGCCGCCAGCGGACGGCGCACCGTGCTGGTCGAGGGCTCGCGCCTGGTCCCCCCCGGCGCCACGAAGCCGATCGAGATCGAGGCGTACGAGTGGTCGGCCGACGAGCGCAGGCTCCTGATCTACACCGAGAGCCAGCCCGTCTGGCGGCAGAACACCAAGGGGAAGTACTACGTCTACGACCTGGCCGGCGGGCGGCTCACCCCCGCCTCCACCCGCCCCGGCTGGCAGCAGTTCGCCAAGCTCTCGCCCGACGCGACGAAGGTCGGCTTCGTGCGCGACAACGACCTCTGGGTCGTCGACCTGGCCAGCGGGCGCGAGACGCGGCTCACCAGCGACGGGAGCGAGACGGTCATCAACGGCACCTTCGACTGGGTCTACGAGGAGGAGCTGGGGCTGCAGGACGGCTGGCGCTGGAGCCCCGACGGGCAGCGCATCGCCTTCTGGCGCATCGACCAGTCGCCCGTGCGGAGCTTCACCTGGCTGAACGACACCGACTCGGCGTACTCGCGCGCGATCGAGCTGCGCTACCCCAAGGCGGGCGCGGCCAACCCGAAGGCGCGCATCGGCGTGGTCGGCGCCGGCGGCGGGCAGCCGCGCTGGATCGACACCGGAGCCGACACGCTGTACCTGGCGCGGATGGAGTGGGCCGAGTCGCCCACGGAGCTGATGATCCAGCGGCTGAACCGCCACCAGGACCGGCTGGACGTGCTGCTGGCCGACGCGGCGACCGGCGCCGTCCGCACGCTCTTCACCGACACCGACCCGGCCTGGGTGGACGTCGACGACGACCTGCAGTTCATCGAGGACGGCCGCCGCTTCCTCTGGTCCAGCGAGCGCGACGGGTTCAACCACCTCTACCTGTACAACCGCGACGGCACGGTGGCGCGCCAGCTCACCCGCGGCCAGTGGGACGTGATGGAGGTGTTCGGGGTGGACGAGCGGGGCGGCTGGGTCTACTTCACCTCCAGCGAGGAGGGGCCCGAGGAGCGCCAGCTCTACCGCGTGCGGCTGGACGGCACCGGCAAGGAGCGCATCACCCGCGAGCCGGGGACGCACTCGATCACGCTCAACACCCGCGCGCCGTACTACCTGGACTCGTACTCGCGCGCCGGGGTGCCGCCGGTGATCCGCCTGCACCGCGCGGACGGCACGCCGGTGCGCACGCTGGTGGAGAACGCGGGGGTGAAGGAGAAGCTCGGCCAGCTGGGGCTCAATGCCCCCGAGTTCTTCCAGTTCAGGACGAGCGACGGGGTACAGCTGAACGGCTGGATGATCAAGCCGCCCGGGTTCGACCCGGCGAAGAAGTACCCGGTGCTCCAGTACGTGTACGGCGGCCCCGGCTCGCAGACGGTGCTCGACTCCTGGGGCGGGAGCCGCTACCTGTTCCACCAGATGCTGGCGCAGCGCGGCTACGTGGTGGTGAGCGTGGACAACCGCGGCACCGGCGGGCGCGGGCGCGAGTTCAAGAAGCTCACCTACCTGAACCTGGGCGAGCGCGAGGCGAAGGACCAGATCGAGGCGGCGCGCTGGCTGGCCGCGCAGCCGTTCGTCGACCCTTCGCGGCTGGGGATCTGGGGGTGGAGCTACGGCGGCTACATGACGGCGCTCACCATGATGACCGAGGGGAGCCCGTTCAAGGCGGGGATCTCGGTGGCGCCGGTGGCCGACTGGCGGCTCTACGACAGCATCTACACCGAGCGCTTCATGCGCACGCCGCAGGAGAACCCGGGAGGGTACGACCGCAGCAGCCCGGTGCGCATGGCCCGCAACCTCAGGGGCGAGCTGCTGGTGGTCCACGGCACGGGCGACGACAACGTTCACTTCCAGAACAGCGTGCAGCTGGCCAACGCGCTGCAGGACGCGGGGAAGCAGTTCAGCTTCATGCTCTACCCCGACCGCAACCACGGCATCGCCGGCGGCCGCAGCGTGCACCTCTACACGCTGATGACCAACTGGATCACGAAGA encodes:
- a CDS encoding amino acid permease, giving the protein MVPDRLPRSLGVWSAAAVLVGSTIGSGIFRVMGGDNGVADRVGTVGAIGLIWLVGALVALVGALTIAELAAMFPRSGGIYVFLREAYGPLPAFLFGWTELLVIRPSALGAIAVIFAEYANRLLGFGQPGVRWVAAGTLALLAAANLRSVTWGAVVQNLSTAAKVAGIVGLAVLGFLLGDGSAGALAAGPMDLAPLSWVGFGLALVSVMWAYDGWADLTFVAGEVKDPGRTMPRAIIGGVLAIVAIYLAVNLAYLFLLTIPEMTRSPLVASDAAQKIFGVAGASVVAAVVMVSTFGATNGSMMTGPRIFYAMAEDGNFFRPIAAVHPRWKTPYAAILLAAALGIGYVLVRNFQQLADAFILGIWPFYALAVGAVYILRRSRPDAPRPYRTWGYPVVPAVFLVASVAMLLNSAVNSARDTLIGFGVILAGIPAYYLWRAVSGRPGEPLRDR
- a CDS encoding S9 family peptidase, which gives rise to MLLDTRPAAAGLVLALALAAAPAAGQQQLTPERIFSGEFRLQSLPEAHWMNDGQRFTFIDPQGNLVAEDAASGRRTVLVEGSRLVPPGATKPIEIEAYEWSADERRLLIYTESQPVWRQNTKGKYYVYDLAGGRLTPASTRPGWQQFAKLSPDATKVGFVRDNDLWVVDLASGRETRLTSDGSETVINGTFDWVYEEELGLQDGWRWSPDGQRIAFWRIDQSPVRSFTWLNDTDSAYSRAIELRYPKAGAANPKARIGVVGAGGGQPRWIDTGADTLYLARMEWAESPTELMIQRLNRHQDRLDVLLADAATGAVRTLFTDTDPAWVDVDDDLQFIEDGRRFLWSSERDGFNHLYLYNRDGTVARQLTRGQWDVMEVFGVDERGGWVYFTSSEEGPEERQLYRVRLDGTGKERITREPGTHSITLNTRAPYYLDSYSRAGVPPVIRLHRADGTPVRTLVENAGVKEKLGQLGLNAPEFFQFRTSDGVQLNGWMIKPPGFDPAKKYPVLQYVYGGPGSQTVLDSWGGSRYLFHQMLAQRGYVVVSVDNRGTGGRGREFKKLTYLNLGEREAKDQIEAARWLAAQPFVDPSRLGIWGWSYGGYMTALTMMTEGSPFKAGISVAPVADWRLYDSIYTERFMRTPQENPGGYDRSSPVRMARNLRGELLVVHGTGDDNVHFQNSVQLANALQDAGKQFSFMLYPDRNHGIAGGRSVHLYTLMTNWITKNL